The genomic region TCTTTAGCCGCAGCTCCAATTTCAGCTTCATTTATTTTTGTAGCTTTTTCAATAGCCTTGTTCATGGTAAGAACCAGGTAATCCTCCAGTTGTTCTTTGTCCTCAAGCAAGGAATCATCTATAGAAATATTCTTTACCTCTCTATTAGCAGTAATGGTTACTTTCAAAAGCCCATCACTGGTTTGTTCGTCTACAAGAACAGAATTTAATCTTTGCTTAGTTGCTTCTACTTTTTCCTGGGCTTCCTTCAGTTTATTCATCATGCCCATCATATCTCCAAACATATTTTTCGATTTAAAATTTATGAATTCAAATTTACTAAATTACCGCATCAAACCAGTCAAAATGAAAAGACTATTAGTATTTCTATTAGGATGCGTTACATTTGCAACCGCGCAAAACAAAAATGATTTGAAAAAAGATATTGAAGCCCCAAAAGCAAAGAAAGTAGCTAAAGAGCTTGAGAAGCATGGTGATGTAAGGATAGATAATTATTTCTGGATGAATCAGCGTGAAGATCCTGAAGTCATTGCCTACCTGGAGGCCGAGAATGATTATAACGATAAAATGACCTCCCATACTAAAGAATTTCAGGAGAGATTATTCGAGGAAATGAAAGGCAGGATCAAAGAGGATGATGAATCTGTGCCTTATAAACTGAATGGTTACTGGTATATCACCCGATTTGAAAAAGGTTATGATTACCCAATTTATTCAAGAAAAAAGGAATCCCAGGAAGCACCAGAAGAGATCATGTTCAATGTGAACAAAATGGCCAAAGACTTTGATTATTATAGTTTAGGTGGTCTTAATGTAAGTCCGGATAATAAGCTGGTAGCCTTTGGGACAGATACTTTAAGCCGAAGAAAATACACTATTAGGATCAAGAATCTTGAAACCGGTGAGATCTACGACGAGGAGATCAAGAATACCACCGGCGGATCTACCTGGGCTAATGATAATAAAACACTTTACTACACTAAGAAAGATCCTCAAACTTTGAGGTCTTACAGGATCTATAAGCATATCCTGGGAACAGATCCTGAAAAGGATGAATTGGTCTTTGAGGAAGAAGATGAAACCTTTAATACTTACGTTTATAAATCTAAGTCCAGAGAATATATCATTATTGGTTCTCATAGTACGCTTACTACGGAATATCGTTTTCTTGATGCAGATAAACCAGAAGGGGAGTTTACTGTATTCCAGCCGAGAGTAAGAGGTCTCGAGTATAGCATTTCGCATTTCGACGGCCACTTTTATGTGGTAACCAATAAAGATGAAGCTACCAATTTTAAACTGATGAAAACTCCGGTTGATGAGACCGGAATGGAGAATTGGGTAGATGTGATCCCTCACAGGAAAGATTTTCTTCTTGAGGATATCGATATTTTCAAGGAATACCTCGTGGTTAGCGAGCGTACCAATGGCCTGAATAAAATAAGGATCATTAAATGGGATGACAGCAAGGAATATTATATTCCTTTTGATAATGAGACTTACACCGCTTATACTTCCATTAATCCAGATTTTGAGACAGATCTGTTGAGGTATACCTATAATAGTCTTACAACCCCAACTTCAGTTGTTGAATATAATATGAAGACCGGGGATAAGGTTGTTTTAAAAGAGCAGGAAATTCTGGGCGGAAAGTTCGATAAGAACAATTATGTATCTGAAAGGCTTTGGGCAACAGCCGAAGATGGAACTAAAATTCCCGTATCTCTTGTTTATAGAAAAGGAACTAAAAAAGATGGAAATAGTCCATTACTACAATATGCCTACGGATCTTATGGTTCTACTATAGATCCATATTTCTCTTCAGTTCGGTTGAGTTTATTAGATCGTGGTTTTATCTATGCGATCGCACATATTCGTGGAGGGGAATATCTTGGCCGTGAATGGTACGAGAACGGGAAACTGTTCACTAAGAAGAATACGTTCACAGATTTTATTGATGTTTCAAAATTCCTTATCAAAGAAAACTACACTTCATCTAATCACCTTTATGCAATGGGAGGTTCTGCCGGTGGATTATTGATGGGGGCAGTGGTGAATTTAGCTCCGAACCTATATAATGGAGTAATTTCTGCGGTTCCCTTCGTAGATGTCGTAACTACTATGCTAGATGATAGTATTCCGCTAACTACAGGTGAATATGATGAATGGGGGAATCCGAATGAAAAGGATTATTATGATTACATGAAATCTTATTCTCCATATGATAATGTAGTTGCTCAGGAATATCCAAATATGCTTGTTACTACCGGTCTTCATGATTCCCAGGTTCAGTATTGGGAACCTGCCAAATGGGTTGCGAAACTCAGGGAGTTAAAGACAGATAATAATGTGCTCTTGCTTCATACCAATATGGATGCAGGTCATGGAGGTGCTTCAGGTAGATTTGAAGCTCTTAAAGAAGTAGCTGAGGAATACGCATTTTTACTGGATCTGGAGGGTATAAATCAATAATTAAAAAATTTGCCTTAAATTTGACCGGCCTCAATAAGTTTTATTTTAGGGCCTTTTGTAAAAAGAACTTCGATTTATGAGAGAAGACTTAAAGGTTTATGACCATGTATTGCAATTAGTAGGTAATACACCGTTAATTCACTTAAATAAGATTACACAGGATTTTAAAGGGGACTACTTCGCTAAAGTAGAATCATTTAACCCAGGACATTCATCCAAGGATAGGATCGCCCTTCATATTATTGAGGAAGCTGAAAGAAAAGGCATCTTAAAACCTGGAGACACCATTATAGAGACCACTTCCGGAAATACTGGATTTAGTATTGCAATGGTAAGCTGTATCAAAGGATATGAATGTATTCTTGCGGTAAGTTCAAAATCTTCCCAGGATAAGATTAATATGCTGAAGACCATGGGAGCCAAGGTTTATGTTTGCCCGGCTAACGTTCCTGCTGATGATCCCCGTTCTTATTACGAAGTAGCAAAAAGACTTCACAACGATATAAAAGGTTCTGTATATATTAATCAATATTTCAATGAATTGAATATTGATGCTCATTTTCACTCAACCGGACCTGAGATCTGGAAGCAGACTGAAGGAAAAATCACACATTTAGTAGCTTGTAGTGGTACCGGGGGAACTATCTCTGGAACTGCAAGATTTTTAAAAGAACAAAATCCGGATATTAAGATATTAGGAATCGATGCATTTGGCTCTGTTCTTAAAAAATACCACGAAACTCGTGAATTCGATGAAGGTGAAATTTACCCTTACCGAATAGAAGGTTTAGGTAAAAACCTTATTCCTACCGCAACAGATTTTGATGCCATAGATAAATTCATAAAAGTAACTGATGAAGACGCAGCCCACACAGCCAGGGAACTGGCAAGGACTGAAGGTCTTTTTGTAGGTTATACCAGTGGAGCAGCTATGCAGGGATTAAAGCAATTTAATGAGGAAGGTGAATTTGATGAAAATT from Gramella sp. MT6 harbors:
- a CDS encoding YbaB/EbfC family nucleoid-associated protein gives rise to the protein MFGDMMGMMNKLKEAQEKVEATKQRLNSVLVDEQTSDGLLKVTITANREVKNISIDDSLLEDKEQLEDYLVLTMNKAIEKATKINEAEIGAAAKDGMPDIPGMDGLMK
- a CDS encoding S9 family peptidase codes for the protein MKRLLVFLLGCVTFATAQNKNDLKKDIEAPKAKKVAKELEKHGDVRIDNYFWMNQREDPEVIAYLEAENDYNDKMTSHTKEFQERLFEEMKGRIKEDDESVPYKLNGYWYITRFEKGYDYPIYSRKKESQEAPEEIMFNVNKMAKDFDYYSLGGLNVSPDNKLVAFGTDTLSRRKYTIRIKNLETGEIYDEEIKNTTGGSTWANDNKTLYYTKKDPQTLRSYRIYKHILGTDPEKDELVFEEEDETFNTYVYKSKSREYIIIGSHSTLTTEYRFLDADKPEGEFTVFQPRVRGLEYSISHFDGHFYVVTNKDEATNFKLMKTPVDETGMENWVDVIPHRKDFLLEDIDIFKEYLVVSERTNGLNKIRIIKWDDSKEYYIPFDNETYTAYTSINPDFETDLLRYTYNSLTTPTSVVEYNMKTGDKVVLKEQEILGGKFDKNNYVSERLWATAEDGTKIPVSLVYRKGTKKDGNSPLLQYAYGSYGSTIDPYFSSVRLSLLDRGFIYAIAHIRGGEYLGREWYENGKLFTKKNTFTDFIDVSKFLIKENYTSSNHLYAMGGSAGGLLMGAVVNLAPNLYNGVISAVPFVDVVTTMLDDSIPLTTGEYDEWGNPNEKDYYDYMKSYSPYDNVVAQEYPNMLVTTGLHDSQVQYWEPAKWVAKLRELKTDNNVLLLHTNMDAGHGGASGRFEALKEVAEEYAFLLDLEGINQ
- a CDS encoding pyridoxal-phosphate dependent enzyme; this translates as MREDLKVYDHVLQLVGNTPLIHLNKITQDFKGDYFAKVESFNPGHSSKDRIALHIIEEAERKGILKPGDTIIETTSGNTGFSIAMVSCIKGYECILAVSSKSSQDKINMLKTMGAKVYVCPANVPADDPRSYYEVAKRLHNDIKGSVYINQYFNELNIDAHFHSTGPEIWKQTEGKITHLVACSGTGGTISGTARFLKEQNPDIKILGIDAFGSVLKKYHETREFDEGEIYPYRIEGLGKNLIPTATDFDAIDKFIKVTDEDAAHTARELARTEGLFVGYTSGAAMQGLKQFNEEGEFDENSNVVIIFPDHGSRYMSKIYSDEWMNEQGFFDTQHETNSQSIEVIK